A single genomic interval of Hevea brasiliensis isolate MT/VB/25A 57/8 chromosome 4, ASM3005281v1, whole genome shotgun sequence harbors:
- the LOC110670023 gene encoding putative BPI/LBP family protein At1g04970 isoform X2 produces MGIFLNFMAPPIFFLVLSFLLIPASTHLQSNEQGYISLLLSDKGIDFAKDVLIKRAVSSMIPLQLPDIEKHVKIPVLGKVHVVLSNITINSVIVASSSVETGETGIVLVASGATADLTMNWRYSYKSWIVVISDSGDASVKVKDMEVGLTVGLKEQDGTLNLSLLDCGCYVKDISIKLDGGASWLYQVVVEAFEGPIGSAVENAISKKIKEGISKLDSRLQSLPKQVSVDHVSAMNVTFTDKPVLSNSSIEIDISGLFMARDKVLIPSYYYKGLRASDSSNCPAKMIGISLHENVFNTAAVVYFNAGYMHWTVDRFPNQSLLNTTTWRFIYPQLYKKYPNDEMNLNISLTSPLVIRIVENDLNATIYLDVTINVLDADEVIPVACVSLCR; encoded by the exons ATGGGTATCTTCTTGAATTTCATGGCACCCCCTATTTTCTTCTTAGTTTTGTCATTTTTATTGATTCCTGCAAGTACCCATCTCCAATCCAATGAACAAGGATATATATCTCTGCTCTTATCCGATAAAGGTATTGATTTTGCTAAGGATGTTCTAATAAAAAGGGCAGTATCGTCCATGATTCCACTTCAACTGCCAGACATAGAGAAGCATGTGAAAATCCCAGTTCTTGGCAAAGTCCATGTGGTTCTATCGAACATCACGATTAATAGTGTTATTGTTGCTTCTTCATCTGTTGAAACTGGAGAGACGGGTATTGTTCTAGTTGCTTCAGGTGCTACCGCGGATTTGACCATGAATTGGCGGTACTCTTATAAGAGTTGGATAGTTGTGATTTCGGACAGTGGAGATGCCTCAGTTAAG GTTAAAGATATGGAAGTTGGGCTTACCGTTGGTTTAAAAGAACAAGATGGAACTCTTAATCTCTCTCTCTTGGATTGTGGATGTTATGTGAAAGATATCTCTATTAAGTTGGATGGTGGAGCATCTTGGCTTTATCAAGT GGTGGTTGAAGCTTTTGAAGGTCCAATAGGATCTGCAGTAGAAAATGCTATTTCCAAGAAAATCAAAGAAGGCATATCAAAACTTGATTCCCGATTACAATCACTTCCAAAACAAGTCTCAGTAGATCATGTTTCTGCAATGAATGTTACTTTCACAGACAAACCTGTGTTGAGCAATTCTTCAATTGAAATTGATATCAGTGGTTTATTCATGGCAAGGGACAAAGTTTTAATTCCCAGCTATTATTATAAAGGATTGCGAGCTTCCGATTCGTCAAACTGTCCAGCTAAGATGATTGGAATTTCATTACATGAAAATGTTTTTAATACTGCTGCAGTAGTATACTTCAAT GCAGGTTATATGCATTGGACAGTGGATAGATTTCCAAATCAATCCCTCTTAAACACTACAACATGGAGATTCATTTATCCTCAACTCTACAAGAAGTATCCAAATGATGAAATGAATCTTAATATATCACTGACTTCTCCACTGGTGATAAGAATTGTAGAGAACGACCTTAATGCAACCATTTATTTAGATGTGACAATTAATGTATTGGATGCTGATGAAGTTATTCCAGTTGCTTGTGTCTCGTTG TGCAGGTAA
- the LOC110669967 gene encoding syntaxin-52 translates to MASSTDPWMKEHNEAAKLAEDINGMIAERSSFPASGPETQRHASAIRRKITILGTRLDSLQSLLTKLPGKQQISEKEMNRRKDMVANLRTKVNQMASTLNMSNFANRDSLFGPEIKPADAMRRTEGLDNHGIVGLQRQIMKEQDEGLEKLEETVTSTKHIALAVNEELDLHTRLIDDLDQHVDVTDSRLRRVQKNLAILNKRTKGGCSCLCMLLAVVGIVILVVVIYLLIKYL, encoded by the exons ATGGCATCATCTACAGACCCATGGATGAAGGAACATAATGAAGCTGCAAAGCTTGCAGAGGATATCAATGGCATGATTGCAGAAAGGAGTTCTTTTCCGGCATCAGGGCCCGAAACACAGCGTCATGCATCTGCTATAAGGAGGAAGATTACAATTTTAGGGACGAGGCTTGATAGCTTGCAGTCCCTTTTGACAAAACTTCCCGGGAAGCAGCAAAT ATCAGAGAAAGAGATGAATCGTCGCAAGGACATGGTTGCAAATTTGAGAACAAAAGTAAACCAGATGGCTTCCACGTTGAATATGTCAAACTTTGCCAACAGGGATAGCTTGTTTGGTCCAGAAATAAAGCCAGCTGATGCCATGCGCAGAACTGAAGGTTTGGACAACCATGGCATTGTCGGTCTTCAACGGCAAATTATGAAAG AGCAAGATGAGGGCCTTGAGAAGTTGGAGGAGAcagtaacaagtacaaaacatatTGCATTAGCAGTCAATGAGGAACTTGATCTTCACACTAGACTTATT GATGACTTGGACCAACATGTGGATGTTACTGACTCCCGCTTACGG CGAGTGCAGAAGAATCTGGCCATTCTGAACAAGCGTACAAAGGGTGGCTGCTCCTGCTTGTGCATGCTCTTAGCTGTTGTGGGGATTGTGATTCTGGTTGTCGTCATATATCTACTGATAAAATATTTGTAA
- the LOC110669966 gene encoding cell division protein FtsZ homolog 1, chloroplastic, which translates to MATLHLQLQLSNPNTSSPSLSTPIPHKLSISRRTGRSSKRYRSGSCSGSVSCSFAPMESAKIKVVGVGGGGNNAVNRMIGSGLQGVDFYAINTDSQALLQSAAQNPLQIGELLTRGLGTGGNPLLGEQAAEESKEAIANALKGSDLVFITAGMGGGTGSGAAPVVAQISKEAGYLTVGVVTYPFSFEGRKRSLQALEAIEKLQKNVDTLIVIPNDRLLNIADEQTPLQDAFLLADDVLRQGVQGISDIITIPGLVNVDFADVKAVMKDSGTAMLGVGVSSSKNRAEEAAEQATLAPLIGSSIQSATGVVYNITGGKDITLQEVNRVSQVVTSLADPSANIIFGAVVDDRYNGEIHVTIIATGFSQSFQKTLLTDPRAAKLVDKMAGNQEGKAVPLPLKPATSPSTVPSRPSPRKLFF; encoded by the exons ATGGCGACGCTTCATCTTCAACTTCAACTATCAAATCCCAATACATCGTCTCCTTCATTGTCTACTCCAATTCCCCACAAGCTATCTATTTCCCGGAGAACTGGACGAAGTTCCAAGCGATACCGTTCTGGTTCGTGTTCTGGGTCTGTAAGCTGCTCATTTGCCCCAATGGAGTCTGCGAAGATAAAGGTCGTGGGTGTCGGTGGCGGTGGCAATAATGCCGTTAATCGCATGATTGGAAGTGGTTTGCAG GGTGTTGATTTCTATGCCATAAACACCGATTCTCAAGCACTATTACAGTCTGCTGCTCAGAACCCACTTCAAATTGGAGAGCTTTTGACTCGTGGACTAG GCACTGGTGGGAATCCTCTTTTAGGAGAGCAGGCTGCAGAGGAATCAAAAGAAGCCATTGCGAATGCACTTAAGGGCTCAGATCTTGTTTTTATAACAGCTGGTATGGGTGGAGGCACAGGCTCTGGTGCTGCACCAGTTGTAGCCCAGATATCAAAGGAGGCAGGGTATTTGACTGTTGGTGTGGTCACCTATCCTTTCAGTTTTGAGGGCCGTAAGAGATCCCTGCAG GCATTAGAGGCTAttgaaaaattacaaaaaaatgtTGATACTCTAATAGTGATACCCAATGACCGCCTGCTTAATATTGCTGATGAGCAGACACCCCTTCAGGATGCCTTCCTTCTTGCTGATGATGTTCTACGCCAAGGAGTGCAAGGAATTTCGGATATTATTACA ATACCTGGATTGGTTAATGTGGATTTTGCAGATGTAAAAGCAGTTATGAAAGATTCCGGTACTGCAATGCTTGGAGTCGGAGTTTCCTCCAGCAAAAATCGTGCAGAAGAAGCAGCTGAACAAGCAACCTTGGCACCACTGATTGGATCATCAATTCAGTCAGCTACTGGAGTAGTTTATAACATTACTGGAGGAAAAGACATAACGTTGCAGGAAGTGAACAGAGTGTCCCAG GTTGTTACAAGCTTAGCTGATCCATCTGCAAATATAATATTTGGTGCTGTTGTGGACGACCGCTATAATGGAGAGATTCATGTGACCATCATTGCAACTGGTTTCTCCCAGTCATTCCAGAAGACACTTCTAACAGACCCCAGGGCTGCAAAACTTGTAGACAAAATGGCAGGGAACCAAGAAGGCAAGGCAGTGCCGCTCCCTCTCaagcctgcaacctcaccttcCACGGTTCCTTCTAGACCATCTCCAAGAAAGCTCTTCTTTTGA
- the LOC110670023 gene encoding putative BPI/LBP family protein At1g04970 isoform X1 has protein sequence MGIFLNFMAPPIFFLVLSFLLIPASTHLQSNEQGYISLLLSDKGIDFAKDVLIKRAVSSMIPLQLPDIEKHVKIPVLGKVHVVLSNITINSVIVASSSVETGETGIVLVASGATADLTMNWRYSYKSWIVVISDSGDASVKVKDMEVGLTVGLKEQDGTLNLSLLDCGCYVKDISIKLDGGASWLYQVVVEAFEGPIGSAVENAISKKIKEGISKLDSRLQSLPKQVSVDHVSAMNVTFTDKPVLSNSSIEIDISGLFMARDKVLIPSYYYKGLRASDSSNCPAKMIGISLHENVFNTAAVVYFNAGYMHWTVDRFPNQSLLNTTTWRFIYPQLYKKYPNDEMNLNISLTSPLVIRIVENDLNATIYLDVTINVLDADEVIPVACVSLVISASCSPHILGNKLAGILKLKNFTVSYNWSNIGDLRMHLLWQVAFAVLETSFLPNVNLRLLKGLPLPFLHGFTIKNAEIHYTKSKMMICSNLALT, from the exons ATGGGTATCTTCTTGAATTTCATGGCACCCCCTATTTTCTTCTTAGTTTTGTCATTTTTATTGATTCCTGCAAGTACCCATCTCCAATCCAATGAACAAGGATATATATCTCTGCTCTTATCCGATAAAGGTATTGATTTTGCTAAGGATGTTCTAATAAAAAGGGCAGTATCGTCCATGATTCCACTTCAACTGCCAGACATAGAGAAGCATGTGAAAATCCCAGTTCTTGGCAAAGTCCATGTGGTTCTATCGAACATCACGATTAATAGTGTTATTGTTGCTTCTTCATCTGTTGAAACTGGAGAGACGGGTATTGTTCTAGTTGCTTCAGGTGCTACCGCGGATTTGACCATGAATTGGCGGTACTCTTATAAGAGTTGGATAGTTGTGATTTCGGACAGTGGAGATGCCTCAGTTAAG GTTAAAGATATGGAAGTTGGGCTTACCGTTGGTTTAAAAGAACAAGATGGAACTCTTAATCTCTCTCTCTTGGATTGTGGATGTTATGTGAAAGATATCTCTATTAAGTTGGATGGTGGAGCATCTTGGCTTTATCAAGT GGTGGTTGAAGCTTTTGAAGGTCCAATAGGATCTGCAGTAGAAAATGCTATTTCCAAGAAAATCAAAGAAGGCATATCAAAACTTGATTCCCGATTACAATCACTTCCAAAACAAGTCTCAGTAGATCATGTTTCTGCAATGAATGTTACTTTCACAGACAAACCTGTGTTGAGCAATTCTTCAATTGAAATTGATATCAGTGGTTTATTCATGGCAAGGGACAAAGTTTTAATTCCCAGCTATTATTATAAAGGATTGCGAGCTTCCGATTCGTCAAACTGTCCAGCTAAGATGATTGGAATTTCATTACATGAAAATGTTTTTAATACTGCTGCAGTAGTATACTTCAAT GCAGGTTATATGCATTGGACAGTGGATAGATTTCCAAATCAATCCCTCTTAAACACTACAACATGGAGATTCATTTATCCTCAACTCTACAAGAAGTATCCAAATGATGAAATGAATCTTAATATATCACTGACTTCTCCACTGGTGATAAGAATTGTAGAGAACGACCTTAATGCAACCATTTATTTAGATGTGACAATTAATGTATTGGATGCTGATGAAGTTATTCCAGTTGCTTGTGTCTCGTTG GTAATTAGCGCTTCATGTTCTCCACATATTTTAGGGAATAAGCTAGCTGGTATCCTCAAGTTGAAAAATTTTACTGTGTCTTATAACTGGAGCAATATTGGGGACCTGCGAATGCATTTACTTTGG CAGGTAGCTTTTGCAGTTCTTGAAACCAGCTTCCTTCCAAACGTGAACTTACGCCTCTTGAAGGGGTTACCTTTGCCATTTCTTCATGGATTTACAATTAAGAATGCTGAAATCCATTACACGAAATCCAAGATGATGATATGCAGCAACCTTGCCCTCACATGA
- the LOC110669993 gene encoding transcription initiation factor TFIID subunit 6-like, whose translation MSIVPKEAIEVTSIVPKEAIEVIAQSIGITNLSPEVALALAPDVEYRVREIMQEAIKCMRHSRRTTLTAEDVDSALSLRNVDPVYGFASGDPLRFKRAAGHKDLYYIDDKDVEFKDVIEAPLPKAPLDTSVKVHWLAIEGVQPAIPENAPVEALAASSDGKKSEYKEDGLPVDVKLPVKHVLSKELQLYFDKITELTIKKSGSILFKQALVSLATDSGLHPLLPYFTYLIADEVARNLNNFSVLFALMRVAQSLLQNPHIHVEPYLHQLMPSIVTCLVAKRLGNRFSDNHWELRNFTANLVASICKRFGHVYHNLQPRVTRTLLHAFLDPTKSLPQHYGAVQGLAALGPNVVRLLILPNLEPYLLLLEPEMLLEKQKNEIKRLEAWRVYGALMHAAGLCVYDRLKMLPGMLTPPIRTVLKSNGRVMTKMPNKRKASTDNLMQQPPLKKLATDGAMGVMPMNSMQVDMQGATGGYPKAVGASSMSIPLTSRQLPNENMPGRDGGQVLKASTVLAQAWKEDIDAGRLLASLYELFGESMFAFIPKPELSFFL comes from the exons ATGAGTATAGTGCCCAAGGAAGCAATCGAAGTAACGAGTATAGTGCCCAAGGAAGCAATCGAGGTGATTGCACAGAGCATTGGAATCACCAATTTGTCCCCTGAGGTTGCTCTCGCTCTAGCTCCCGATGTCGAGTACCGAGTTCGCGAGATCATGCAG GAGGCTATTAAATGCATGCGCCACTCAAGGAGAACTACTTTGACTGCAGAAGATGTCGATAGTGCTCTTAGCTTGAGAAATGTGGAC CCTGTGTATGGCTTTGCCTCTGGGGATCCGCTGCGTTTCAAGAGAGCTGCGGGACATAAGGATCTGTACTACATTGATGACAAGGATGTTGAGTTTAAAGAC GTGATTGAGGCGCCTTTACCAAAAGCGCCTCTTGATACGTCAGTTAAAGTTCACTGGTTGGCAATTGAAGGCGTTCAACCTGCAATTCCTGAGAATGCTCCTGTTGAAG CACTTGCAGCATCCTCTGATGGTAAAAAGTCTGAATATAAGGAAGATGGTCTTCCTGTTGACGTTAAATTACCTGTCAAGCATGTATTGTCAAAGGAACTTCAG CTGTACTTTGACAAAATCACAGAGCTTACCATAAAGAAGTCTGGTTCTATACTTTTCAAACAAGCTTTAGTTAGCTTGGCAACAGACTCTGGTCTCCATCCTTTACTTCCTTATTTCACTTACTTGATTGCTGATGAG GTTGCACGAAATTTGAATAATTTCTCTGTCCTGTTTGCTTTAATGCGTGTTGCCCAAAGCCTTCTTCAAAATCCACACATACATGTAGAACCTTAT CTACACCAACTGATGCCGTCTATTGTAACCTGCCTAGTTGCTAAAAGGTTGGGAAATAGGTTTTCTGACAATCATTGGGAGCTTAGAAACTTCACAGCAAACCTGGTTGCATCAATATGCAAAAG ATTTGGGCATGTTTACCACAATCTGCAGCCACGTGTCACAAGGACTCTACTTCATGCATTCTTGGACCCAACAAAATCATTGCCTCAACATTATGGGGCAGTACAAGGATTGGCAGCTTTAGGACCCAATGTG GTTCGTCTTTTGATACTGCCAAATCTAGAGCCATATTTGCTATTGCTTGAACCAGAAATGCTTCTTGAGAAGCAAAAGAACGAGATTAAGAGGCTTGAAGCTTGGCGTGTTTATGGGGCCTTGATG CACGCAGCTGGTCTATGTGTGTATGATCGGCTCAAAATGTTACCTGGTATGCTAACGCCACCAATACGGACTGTCTTGAAGAGCAATGGAAGAGTTATGACTAAAATGCCGA ataaaCGAAAAGCTAGCACAGACAACTTGATGCAACAACCACCACTCAAGAAACTAGCGACAGATGGTGCGATGGGTGTAATGCCAATGAACTCCATGCAAGTTGACATGCAAGGGGCAACAGGTGGATATCCCAAGGCTGTTGGGGCTTCTAGCATGAGCATACCATTAACATCTCGGCAGTTGCCTAATGAAAACATGCCAGGAAGGGATGGTGGTCAGGTGTTAAAAGCATCAACTGTGCTTGCACAGGCTTGGAAGGAGGACATAGATGCAGGACGTTTGCTGGCTTCTCTATACGAACTTTTTGGTGAAAGTATGTTTGCCTTCATTCCGAAACCAGAGTTGTCTTTTTTCTTGTAA
- the LOC110669962 gene encoding serine/threonine-protein phosphatase PP-X isozyme 2, with product MSDLDRQIEQLKKCEPLKESEVKALCLKAMEILVEESNVQRVDAPVTICGDIHGQFYDMKELFKVGGDCPKTNYLFLGDFVDRGFYSVETFLLLLALKVRYPDRITLIRGNHESRQITQVYGFYDECLRKYGSVNVWRYCTDIFDYLSLSALIENRIFSVHGGLSPAISTLDQIRTIDRKQEVPHDGAMCDLLWSDPEDIVDGWGLSPRGAGFLFGGSVVTSFNHSNNIDYICRAHQLVMEGYKWMFNNQIVTVWSAPNYCYRCGNVAAILELDENLHKRFRVFDAAPQESRGTPAKKPAPDYFL from the exons ATGTCTGACCTAGATAGGCAAATAGAGCAGCTAAAGAAATGCGAGCCATTGAAGGAATCGGAAGTGAAGGCTCTTTGCCTCAAAGCCATGGAAATCCTTGTCGAAGAGAGCAACGTGCAACGCGTCGATGCCCCTGTCACT ATATGTGGAGATATCCATGGGCAGTTCTATGACATGAAAGAGCTTTTCAAAGTAGGAGGGGATTGCCCAAAGACTAATTACTTGTTTCTTGGAGATTTTGTTGACAGAGGATTTTACTCTGTTGAAACATTTCTGCTTCTACTAGCTCTTAAG GTGAGATATCCAGATCGGATAACCCTCATTAGAGGGAACCATGAGAGCCGTCAGATAACACAG GtgtatggattttatgatgagtGCCTACGAAAATATGGTTCTGTGAATGTTTGGCGATATTGCACTGATATATTTGATTACTTAAG TTTGTCAGCTCTCATTGAGAATCGGATTTTTAGTGTTCATGGTGGTCTGTCTCCTGCCATATCAACATTGGATCAG ATTCGAACAATTGATAGAAAGCAAGAAGTACCTCATGACGGTGCCATGTGTGATCTTCTCTGGTCAGATCCTGAAGATATTGTGGATGGTTGGGGTTTGAGTCCACGTGGTGCTGGTTTTTTATTTGGTGGCAGTGTGGTCACTTCTTTCAACCACTCGAACAACATTGACTATATATGCCGTGCTCATCAATTGGTAATGGAAGGATACAAATGGATGTTTAATAACCAAATAGTTACTGTCTGGTCGGCTCCAAACTACTGTTACAG ATGTGGTAATGTGGCTGCAATCCTCGAGTTGGATGAGAACCTTCACAAGCGGTTTCGTGTGTTTGATGCAGCTCCACAG GAATCAAGAGGCACACCTGCCAAAAAACCTGCACCCGATTATTTCTTGTGA
- the LOC110669963 gene encoding zinc finger BED domain-containing protein RICESLEEPER 2 gives MHVYKVSVTTDLWKLGQQVSYMVVTAHFVDSNWNLQKRTLNFCDVPPPHIGVVICDVLQKCLAEWEIEDKIWIVSVDNAAYNDATIRMLKDNLAYKNSLALNGKFFHVRCCAHILNLLVQDGLSEIEDIAFNVRESVKHLTKAESRYLIFCEMAKQLKLPSKKLILDCGTRWNATYFMLSVALEFKDVFPLYQQRDPTYTFLPSEEDWEKVK, from the coding sequence ATGCACGTTTACAAAGTTAGTGTGACCACAGATTTATGGAAGTTAGGTCAGCAGGTTTCATACATGGTTGTTACTGCACACTTTGTGGACTCTAATTGGAATTTGCAAAAGCGTACTTTGAACTTCTGTGATGTTCCACCACCTCATATAGGAGTTGTTATATGTGATGTGCTACAAAAATGTTTAGCTGAATGGGAAATTGAAGATAAGATATGGATTGTTTCTGTTGATAATGCTGCCTATAATGATGCTACTATTAGAATGTTGAAAGATAATCTTGCTTACAAGAATAGTCTTGCACTTAATGGTAAGTTTTTTCATGTGAGGTGTTGTGCACATATCTTAAATTTATTGGTGCAAGATGGTTTGTCTGAGATTGAAGATATAGCTTTCAATGTGCGTGAAAGTGTGAAGCATCTTACAAAAGCTGAGTCTCGCTATTTGATTTTTTGTGAAATGGCAAAGCAATTGAAATTACCTTCAAAGAAGCTTATTTTGGATTGTGGCACAAGGTGGAATGCAACATATTTCATGCTATCTGTTGCATTGGAGTTTAAGGATGTTTTCCCTCTATATCAGCAAAGAGATCCAACTTACACTTTCTTGCCTAGTGAGGAAGATTGGGAAAAAGTGAAGTAA